TGCAGTAGAAAACATTAAAAACTCTCGCTACGTACTAAGCAACTATCAGCACCCGGGCGAGGACATCAGCGACAAAAATATTACCGCTGTTGATAAAGGAGAGTTAGCTAACGCGATGAAAGAAAGCATTGGCATTCAAGAAACAGGTGGTGTCGGATACATTTCTGGACTCCCTTCTAAGGACGGCGCTCCTTACAAAAAGCATTAATACGTAATGAAACCACGTCTGTTGTGAGTGACAGACGTGGTTTTTATATAGTAGAAGTTATTTATAAAACCGCTTATCGCAACCACAATTATGGTGAATACTTTATAATATCCTTAAAGAAAGTGCCTAGCCCCAAACGCGTTAGCATATTTATTGGTAAGTATCCGGTATATCCCTTCAGGCTCCCTTATGCCCCACTAATGCTAGATATAGAATTCGTTTCAATAAGTATTTCCAGCTAAACAAAATGTCTTGTTCCCTTGCACTTTTCGTTCCATACCATTAAAGTATATATTGGTTGAAGTTTATACTAGCATTCAACCTTATAAAAGAAATTACACTTTTTAATTTTGGGAAGATGTTTTCCCTAAAAGAAAGGGTTTAGATATAAGATGAAAGATAATTTTTGGCATGAGTTGCCGCGTCCGTTTTTTATTTTGGCACCGATGGAAGCTGTGACGGATGTCGTTTTTCGCCATGTTGTGACTGAAGCAGCACGACCTGACGTATTTTTTACAGAGTTTACGAATACGGAAAGCTACTGCCATCCGAAAGGAAAAGATAGCGTAAAAGGACGTTTGACGTTTACAGATGATGAACAGCCAATCGTTGCGCACATTTGGGGAGACAAGCCTGAATACTTCCGTCAAATGAGTATCGGCATGGCCGAAATGGGCTTTCGCGGCATTGATATTAATATGGGTTGTCCTGTGCAGAACGTTGCAGGAAACGGAAAAGGTTCTGGTCTGATTCGACGTCCAGATACTGCGGCTGAGATTATCCAGGCAGCCAAAGCTGGAGGGCTTCCAGTAAGCGTAAAGACTCGTCTTGGCTATACGCAAGTTGATGAGTGGTACGAATGGCTGAAGCACATTCTAGAACAGGATATCGTGAACCTTTCTATTCACCTTCGTACGAAAAAAGAAATGAGCGATGTTGACGCGCACTGGGAGTTAATTCCGGAGATTAAGAAGCTTCGTGACGAAATTGCGCCTCATACGCTACTAACAATTAACGGTGATATTCCTGACCGCCAGAAAGGTCTTGAACTTGCGGAGAAGTACGGCGTTGATGGAATTATGATTGGACGCGGAATTTTCCATAATCCGTTTGCGTTTGAAAAAGAAAAGAAAGAGCACACAAGCGAAGAGCTCTTAGAACTTCTTCGCCTGCAGTTAGACCTTCATGACAAGTATTCTGAAGAGCTAGAGCCGCGCCCTTTTAAACCGCTTCGACGCTTTTTCAAAATTTACGTTCGCGGATTCCGCGGTGCAAGTGAATTAAGAAATCTGCTCATGAGCACGGAAACGACTGATGAAGTGCGTGCATTGCTTGATGAGTTTAAAGACAGAGCTGGAGTGAAAGAAGACGAAGGTTTTTCTGTTTCTTAAATAAGAGCTCGTTTGCTTAAACTCAATTGTTCTATTTTATAGACGTTTGCTATTTATCCACATATGATAAAAGCTGAGGCAGAAGGTTTTACATTTCCTTCTGCCTCAGCTTTTGATGAAAAAATATCCACACGTTCTATTTATGATAAGGTTCATTTCGAATAATACGAAAAGCTCGGTAAATTTGTTCTACTAATACTAGGCGCATAAGCTGATGAGGAAAGGTCATTTTTGAAAAAGAAAGAGCTGCGTTTGAACGTTTCATTACTTCGCTGCTTAAGCCAAGCGATCCACCAATGACAAACGCTACTTTACTTTTTCCGTAAGTAGCTAATGAATCGATTTCTTTTGCCAGTTCCTCGGAAGATTTTTGTTTTCCGTTGATAGCTAATGCGATCACGTGAGTATCATCTGAGATTTTCGCTAAGATGCGCTCTCCTTCTTTTTGTTTCACCTGTTCCATTTCAGATTCACTTAAGTTTTCGGGCGCTTTTTCATCTGCAAGCTCAATAATTTCTACTTTTGCATAGCTTGATAAACGCTTTAAATATTCTTCAATGCCTTGTTTTAAGTATTTTTCTTTTAACTTCCCAATGGTTATAATAGAGATATTCACAGGCTATTCTCCTCTCCTTTATCCCTTATCCACAGATATTATCCACATATCCACATGCTATATCCACATTTTGTATAAGAATATTAGTTCCCTACTACATATATAGCTTCATTGTCACAATATTCGCAGCTTTTTTTGTCAGTTGAATTTTCTATTTTTTCAAAAACCGGTGCTAGCTCAATCTCATCTACCATTACATCCAGCGCTAGTTCCGTGTGTTCTAAACAGCAATATATCTTCATGTATTTATCTTCCTTTCTCTATTCTTTTCATTAAAAAACCACAGGAGTTTATCCCCTGTGGATAACTTTTCTTTTACTTCATTTGACGAGTTAATTTTACTTCTGTGGATTTCTTTTTGCCATCACGATAGAACGTTACATTCATTTTATCGCCAATTTCTTTTTCAATGTAGAGGTGTTTGCGAAGTGTCGCAATATCCCTTACTTTGCTGTGATCTAGCTCAACAATCACATCATATTCCTTCAACCCAGCTTTAGCGGCTGGCGAACCTGGCTCGACTTTTAGAACAGCGACTCCGTTTACTACATCATGCGGTAACTTAAGGGTTTCTTTTAAATGATACCCTGATACCTCACTTAATGATAGTGTACTAACTCCAAGATACGGACGTCTAACTTCACCATATCGTTCTAAGTCATTAATAATGGGCCTAGCCATGTTAATTGGTATTGCAAGACCAATGCCTTCAACTGCTTCTTGGGCAATTTTCATGGAATTAATGCCTATTAATTCACCATCAATATTAACAAGAGCACCCCCGCTATTGCCAGGGTTAATTGCGGCATCTGTTTGAATGACTTCTGATTGCCAATCAGGATTTCCATCGCCATTCAAATCTTGAGGAATGACACGGTTAACTCCTGAGACAACTCCTTGTGTAACGGATCCAGAAAATTGAAGGCCTAGCGGGTTTCCGATAGCAATCACTGGTTCACCAGCTTTAAGCTTATCAGAATTTCCGAAGGTAGCCACTTTTGTCACGTGACCTGCATCAATTTCAAGAACTGCTAAGTCCATTAAATCATCGCTGCCAAGAATTTTAGCTGATACCCTTGTACCGTTACTGAAGCTCACTTCAATTTCGTTAGCGCCTTTAATGACATGATAGTTTGTCACAATATAAGCTTTATTGCCTTGCTTTTTGTAAATAACACCTGAGCCTGTCCCGGCATCAGTTCGTTCATCATTCCAAAAGCTTTCAGAGTTCTGAATGTTTACAACTCCTACAACTGCTGCATTGGCTTCGGAAACAGCTTTTGTGACGGCCGTAGTGACGTCAAGAGATACTGACTTTTGTATCGTAGACCCTGTTTGTTCATCTCCGTTTTCATCATTCATCCATCCGTATGGCAAAATCCCGTTCCTCACCAAGGCTGGCATAAGAAGCAGTACAATAAGTGCACCTATAATAGCTCCAATCAGAGCAGAAGCGAAATATCCTCTGCGGCGTTTAGGCGGCCGACTATTCGGCTCTTGGCCTTCATCATAATGTTCCACACTATCACCGAACCCTTCATTTATCATCGTGAATGTCTGCATTCACGTACTAAATGAAGTTATTTTTCGCTTCCTTTCTAGAGACTATACATAAACAATATCAGTTGGTCTTTTTGGATCAGTATCACATAGGAGAATATTGTCCTCTACATTGATGTCTTTTTGTTGTAACACTTGTGCAACCGACATGCGGGCAATTTCCTTCATGTTATTGTCTTGACTCAAATGCGCCAAGTAAATGCGTTTGGTTTGATCTCCAATTACATCTGCCATTGCAAGCGCCGCGTCTTCATTTGATACATGTCCTACGTCGCTTAAAATTCGTCTTTTAATGCTCCAAGGGTAGCGCCCCATTCTCAGCATTTCAACATCATGATTGCTTTCAAATACGTACATATCACTATTTTTAATCGTACCTTTCATGCGGTCACTTACATAGCCGGTATCCGTAATAAGGGTCAATTTTTTAGACCCTTGATGAAAGACATAAAACATAGGCTCTGCGGCATCATGCGAAACGCCAAAAGACTCCACTTCCAATTGACCAAACGATTTCGTTTGGCCAATTTCAAAGTGAAACTTCTGTTCCGTATCAATGTTGCCGATCAAGCCGTCCATTGCGTTCCACGTTTTTTCATTTGCGAAAATAGGGAGCTTATATTTACGTGCCAGAACACCTAGTCCTTTAATATGGTCACTATGTTCGTGAGTCACTAAAATTCCTGATAAATCCGGGATATTGCGATTTACTTGTTGAAAGAGAGCTTCCATTTGTTTTCCGCTCAGCCCCGCATCAACTAGTAAGGAATGTTCTCCATCACTTACTAAAATCGCATTTCCTGTGCTCCCACTCGCTAGCACGCTGAAATGCAGGCTCATTTATCTCACTCCAAATACTTATTTATTTCCTTTTTTAATAATCTGCCCTTCAAAGGCATTTACAAAATAACTCGTATCTCCATTTACAACAATGTGCCAAGTTGGTGCTAAAACTTGAGAATTTAGTAGCGGCAGATCAAACGTATAGTACCCAAACTCTACGTTTGTTACAGAATCTTTCTTTTTCAATTCACCCTTCAAAAACAAATTTTCTAATGCTTTTAAAGGCGTTAAAACATCCTGCTCATCATCTAACGTTTTCACAGAACCTAGCATTGTTTGTTCATACGAAATAATTTCACCTTTATCATTTAAATGAGCAATGATCATGCCATTTTCATTATCAAAGATTTTATGCTTCTTATATTGTTGAAAGAATGTAACTGTTTTTTTCTCTTTGTTAACATTCCATAGCTCATAATCCTTACCTGAGATAACATACCGTTTTAGAAATTGACTTAGCTTTGCTTCGGGACTTTTTTCAGATACTGAAAAAGGTTTGTCTAGTACGCTTCGAATTGTTTTTTCCTCAAGCAGCGCTGCTTTTTGCTCTTTCAGCTTTTTTAAATCTTCATCTTTAAACAGCTTACTTTTAGCATTTAACGACGAAGCTTCCTTCACATCTACAGGTAAATGTTTATATTCAATGCCTTCACTCGTCAATTGTTCTTCCACGCTCGACTCTACAAATAGAGAGTACTGATCTTCTTGATGAGTTTTAAAAATCTGATAGCCTAAGTAAATATTAAGAATCAAGAAAGTGAAAATAAAGATGGTTTTTGTTCTATTCCAATCCATCGTTATCGCCTCCTTCGGTCGGCGGTGCAATTCGATACCATTTGCTATTATAATAATAGAACCAAGAAGGAACGAGTTTGACAGAATTAGAATTAAACTCAACCGTCTTTTCGCCGGTTTTCGGCTGCTGTGACACTTCTTCTAGCTGATAGCCTATTGAAATATCTTTTAACAGATTCGGGTCAAAGTTTTGATGTTTTTCAATTAATTGAATCACCTTTTGAGATGACTGCAGCTTTTCTACACTCGAGTCCTGTACTCTTACAAAACGATAAAGAGGACGACGGTAATTTAAAATCTCCGCATTTCCCCATCTTTGATATATTTCAGTCATTCCCTGATTGCTGTACACTGGATAGTTATCTTTATAATAACGATAGCTAATTTCTTTTGTAATGCGATTCCAGCTGTTGAACCTGTAATTAGATTCTGTCCAGCCGCCGTGGTCATTAACGAAGCTAAAGCTGCGATTTATTAAATTATAATCTTCCATTACCTCGGTCGTGGAATTTACAAGATTCACATATTCCATCACATCTGTCTTCGTATTGACATTGATCACTTTTGTACCTTCAGTGTAGACATCTCGGTTTGTAGACGTTTCTTTCCGTGCATAGTCTGGGTTGTTAAAAAGCGCTTCTTTATATTTTTCAATATCTAAATGCCTCATGCTCGTATAGTAGACTTCACTATTCATCGTAATATTATTTTCCGGAAGGAAGATATACCGATTTTTGTTTTCTTTATATACAAGGCTCGGGGCATACGTACGCTTCATTTTATCTTCTAATTCTTTGATATCATCTTTGGCCAAATTCTTGACTGTAACCGAATAAATCTTTTTTTGCTCATAATTCACAAGATACACGCTCACGAAAAAGGAAGGTGTACGCTTAATTTTAATGAGTACACGGTCAAATGTTTGATTAGGCAAAGACGTTTGAGAAAATGAAAAAAGCTGTTGAAATGTTTTCAAAGGTAGCGCGTCTGGATACAGCACTTCAATAGAATTACTTCCATGGACATAATTTAAAAATCCATCAGGAGAAATAGCATCCGAAACGTCCGTCACATTCGAAAATTTCCACTTTTTCATTTCATTTACCCATTTGTTTACATCATCTTCATCGTGAGACATGTAGTGATTATCGTTTCGATGATAGAGAACTTCTGTTGGAAGAATATGATCTTCTATTTTACTTTTTGAACTCACTTCAACTTCTTGCAAATGTTGATTTTTTGAAATGACCTTATAAGAAGGCTGATACGTCCATATATGATACGTCATAATTAAACTGGAAGCGACGAGAACAACTAAGATGGCCGTTTTGATATGTTCATATCTCATTCCCATTCGTCATCATTCTCACTTTCAATCGGAAGAGTAAAGTAAATCGTTGTTCCTTTTCCTTCCTGACTATCTGCCCAAATGCGTCCATCATGTGCTTCAATAATTTCCTTGGCAATAGCAAGCCCTAATCCTGTTCCGCCTAATTTACGCGTTCGTGCTTTATCTACACGATAGAAGCGTTCGAAAATTTTAGCTAAATTTGATTTTGGAATTCCCATACCTTGGTCTTTAATGCTCACAACAATTTCATGCGTATGCTGAGCAATTGAAAATGTAATGGTTCCGCCTTCAGGTGAATATTTTATTGCATTGGAAATAATGTTATCTAATACTTGTGTAATTTTATCTTGATCGATAGCGACATAGATTGCTTCATTTGGCAAGTCGCGCACGAACGAAATACCTTGTTCAATCGTCATTTCAAAGCGATCAATGATGTAATGATAGAACTTTACAAAATTGATTGGGTCACGACTAAATCGGTAGTCTTGACTATCTAGCTTAGATAATTGAAGCAAGTCGTTAACGAGACGAATCATTCGCTCTGTCTCCGTTTGCGTTACATTTAAAAATGTTGGAGCTAAGTCCTTATCTTGCCAAGCACCGTCTGCAAGCGCATCTAAATAACTGCGCATCGTTGTTAACGGCGTACGCAATTCATGTGAAACATTCGCTACAAATTCTCGGCGATCTTGATCAATTTTCTCCTGCTCTGTAATATCATGCAGGACAATGATAATCCCGTTAATAAAACCGGTCTCTTTTTGAATAGCAGAAATGGTAGCTCTTAAAATAAAAGGATCCGATTTTGTACTAAAGTCCAAAATTAATGACTCTTGATTAGCGAGCAAGCTTTCAAACGTATGCGTTTCTTCAAGATCTAATAGGGAAACAACTGGGTCAGACAAAACCGTTTCACGTGAAACATTTAGCATAGCTGCGGCTGGATCATTAATTAAAATTACTCTTCCTTTTCGATCCGTCGCAATAACGCCGTCCGTCATATGAGCTAATACCGAACTAAGCTTACGGCGCTCCCCTTCTGTCGTTGCCTGTGCTTCCTGAAGCTTTCTTGTTAAGTTGTTGAATGTGAGAGCTAGCTGACCAATTTCATCATATCCGTATACCTTAGCTTTTCTCGTAAAATTCCCTTTGGCCATCTCAAGTGCTTGTTTTCTCATTTCAGACATTGGACGAGTAATCGTCTGAGCTAAAAACACGCCTAAAATAGCTGTAATAAAAAGAGCGATCACCGTACCTGCTTTAAAGATCTGATTGATATTACTCATTTGATCGTAAACAGGCTCCATGGAAGCTGTTAAGTAAATAGCGCCTAAGA
The genomic region above belongs to Priestia megaterium and contains:
- a CDS encoding MBL fold metallo-hydrolase, with the translated sequence MSLHFSVLASGSTGNAILVSDGEHSLLVDAGLSGKQMEALFQQVNRNIPDLSGILVTHEHSDHIKGLGVLARKYKLPIFANEKTWNAMDGLIGNIDTEQKFHFEIGQTKSFGQLEVESFGVSHDAAEPMFYVFHQGSKKLTLITDTGYVSDRMKGTIKNSDMYVFESNHDVEMLRMGRYPWSIKRRILSDVGHVSNEDAALAMADVIGDQTKRIYLAHLSQDNNMKEIARMSVAQVLQQKDINVEDNILLCDTDPKRPTDIVYV
- a CDS encoding two-component system regulatory protein YycI, whose amino-acid sequence is MDWNRTKTIFIFTFLILNIYLGYQIFKTHQEDQYSLFVESSVEEQLTSEGIEYKHLPVDVKEASSLNAKSKLFKDEDLKKLKEQKAALLEEKTIRSVLDKPFSVSEKSPEAKLSQFLKRYVISGKDYELWNVNKEKKTVTFFQQYKKHKIFDNENGMIIAHLNDKGEIISYEQTMLGSVKTLDDEQDVLTPLKALENLFLKGELKKKDSVTNVEFGYYTFDLPLLNSQVLAPTWHIVVNGDTSYFVNAFEGQIIKKGNK
- a CDS encoding S1C family serine protease gives rise to the protein MINEGFGDSVEHYDEGQEPNSRPPKRRRGYFASALIGAIIGALIVLLLMPALVRNGILPYGWMNDENGDEQTGSTIQKSVSLDVTTAVTKAVSEANAAVVGVVNIQNSESFWNDERTDAGTGSGVIYKKQGNKAYIVTNYHVIKGANEIEVSFSNGTRVSAKILGSDDLMDLAVLEIDAGHVTKVATFGNSDKLKAGEPVIAIGNPLGLQFSGSVTQGVVSGVNRVIPQDLNGDGNPDWQSEVIQTDAAINPGNSGGALVNIDGELIGINSMKIAQEAVEGIGLAIPINMARPIINDLERYGEVRRPYLGVSTLSLSEVSGYHLKETLKLPHDVVNGVAVLKVEPGSPAAKAGLKEYDVIVELDHSKVRDIATLRKHLYIEKEIGDKMNVTFYRDGKKKSTEVKLTRQMK
- a CDS encoding CxxH/CxxC protein; protein product: MKIYCCLEHTELALDVMVDEIELAPVFEKIENSTDKKSCEYCDNEAIYVVGN
- the walK gene encoding cell wall metabolism sensor histidine kinase WalK, which translates into the protein MKKVRLLQSIHLKFVLIYVLLILIAMQIIGVYFARQLEKELVNNFRTSLQERTDLLTYNIGQEMVKNRDDDSPTLEEDLKTILRDFASRPNLASNDMNDISEVRVIDQNRRIIATSNSNPQQIIGKKTNDLAITNALLAGTNSDNVFVDQSGQRIRVMIQPIRLQDKVGASQSNSTNKNGKVQSSEEILGAIYLTASMEPVYDQMSNINQIFKAGTVIALFITAILGVFLAQTITRPMSEMRKQALEMAKGNFTRKAKVYGYDEIGQLALTFNNLTRKLQEAQATTEGERRKLSSVLAHMTDGVIATDRKGRVILINDPAAAMLNVSRETVLSDPVVSLLDLEETHTFESLLANQESLILDFSTKSDPFILRATISAIQKETGFINGIIIVLHDITEQEKIDQDRREFVANVSHELRTPLTTMRSYLDALADGAWQDKDLAPTFLNVTQTETERMIRLVNDLLQLSKLDSQDYRFSRDPINFVKFYHYIIDRFEMTIEQGISFVRDLPNEAIYVAIDQDKITQVLDNIISNAIKYSPEGGTITFSIAQHTHEIVVSIKDQGMGIPKSNLAKIFERFYRVDKARTRKLGGTGLGLAIAKEIIEAHDGRIWADSQEGKGTTIYFTLPIESENDDEWE
- a CDS encoding YycH family regulatory protein; this encodes MRYEHIKTAILVVLVASSLIMTYHIWTYQPSYKVISKNQHLQEVEVSSKSKIEDHILPTEVLYHRNDNHYMSHDEDDVNKWVNEMKKWKFSNVTDVSDAISPDGFLNYVHGSNSIEVLYPDALPLKTFQQLFSFSQTSLPNQTFDRVLIKIKRTPSFFVSVYLVNYEQKKIYSVTVKNLAKDDIKELEDKMKRTYAPSLVYKENKNRYIFLPENNITMNSEVYYTSMRHLDIEKYKEALFNNPDYARKETSTNRDVYTEGTKVINVNTKTDVMEYVNLVNSTTEVMEDYNLINRSFSFVNDHGGWTESNYRFNSWNRITKEISYRYYKDNYPVYSNQGMTEIYQRWGNAEILNYRRPLYRFVRVQDSSVEKLQSSQKVIQLIEKHQNFDPNLLKDISIGYQLEEVSQQPKTGEKTVEFNSNSVKLVPSWFYYYNSKWYRIAPPTEGGDNDGLE
- a CDS encoding tRNA dihydrouridine synthase, which gives rise to MKDNFWHELPRPFFILAPMEAVTDVVFRHVVTEAARPDVFFTEFTNTESYCHPKGKDSVKGRLTFTDDEQPIVAHIWGDKPEYFRQMSIGMAEMGFRGIDINMGCPVQNVAGNGKGSGLIRRPDTAAEIIQAAKAGGLPVSVKTRLGYTQVDEWYEWLKHILEQDIVNLSIHLRTKKEMSDVDAHWELIPEIKKLRDEIAPHTLLTINGDIPDRQKGLELAEKYGVDGIMIGRGIFHNPFAFEKEKKEHTSEELLELLRLQLDLHDKYSEELEPRPFKPLRRFFKIYVRGFRGASELRNLLMSTETTDEVRALLDEFKDRAGVKEDEGFSVS
- the rlmH gene encoding 23S rRNA (pseudouridine(1915)-N(3))-methyltransferase RlmH; translation: MNISIITIGKLKEKYLKQGIEEYLKRLSSYAKVEIIELADEKAPENLSESEMEQVKQKEGERILAKISDDTHVIALAINGKQKSSEELAKEIDSLATYGKSKVAFVIGGSLGLSSEVMKRSNAALSFSKMTFPHQLMRLVLVEQIYRAFRIIRNEPYHK